A region from the Triticum urartu cultivar G1812 chromosome 1, Tu2.1, whole genome shotgun sequence genome encodes:
- the LOC125542415 gene encoding agamous-like MADS-box protein AGL61, producing the protein MAMKTKTKKGGTGRKKRNETKLIEDPAKRQVAFSKRRPTLFGMAGDLSALCGVHVAVVVFSRSARGNAYAFGSPSVDAVLRRYHGNVQDDDDHGDDDDDAGALAGLRRELDDTKARVEAEKKRMKKVEANVERAMAARSTALWWQADVEALGAAELPEFETALRRLRDTLLRRVDALQLPLAAAPPAYMNM; encoded by the coding sequence ATGGCGATGAAGACGAAGACGAAGAAGGGAGGgacggggaggaagaagaggaacgAGACGAAGCTCATCGAGGACCCGGCCAAGCGGCAGGTGGCCTTCTCCAAGCGCCGCCCCACGCTCTTCGGCATGGCCGGCGACCTCTCCGCGCTCTGCGGCGTCCACGTCGCCGTCGTCGTCTTTTCACGCTCCGCGCGCGGCAACGCCTACGCCTTCGGCAGCCCCTCCGTCGATGCCGTCCTCCGACGCTACCACGGCAACGTCCAAGATGATGACGAccatggtgatgacgatgacgatgctGGCGCTCTGGCGGGGTTGCGGCGCGAGCTGGACGACACCAAGGCGCGTGTGGAGGCGGAGAAGAAGCGCATGAAGAAAGTCGAGGCGAACGTGGAGCGGGCCATGGCGGCAAGGTCAACTGCGCTGTGGTGGCAGGCCGACGTCGAGGCTCTCGGGGCAGCGGAGCTGCCAGAGTTCGAGACGGCGCTCCGGCGGCTCAGGGACACCCTCCTCCGCCGGGTCGACGCGCTGCAGCTACCTCTAGCCGCTGCACCGCCTGCCTACATGAACATGTAG